GTGGCAGACGCTGACCGGCCCGGCCTTCACAATTGGTATCGGGGCGCGAGTTTCGACACCGGCCGGGGGACCGGTTCGGACATGGTGTGGCAGCGGGGTGATCGGAGCGGTAACGATCCCGCGACCCGACGGCACTGCTCGAGACGGGCGAGACGGTGCCCGAAGCAGTGGCCGGCGGAGCCGACCGGCCGGGTGCCGCATCGTGTCGATGTGGCGCACCTGCCCGCGACGTCCGTAAGGTCGCCGATGTCCACCGAAATCGAGAAGGGACCGGTCGCGATGTTCGAACGGGTAGTGCAGAAGTCGGTGGAGACGATGGTGCGTGCGGGAACCGGTGTGCAGGCGCCGCTGGCCGCGAAGTATGTGGCCCGGTTGCGCGACCGGCATCCCGAACGCACACCGGTCGATATCGAGCGCGGACTGCAGTGGCGCTATCTGGCGGCGGTGACGGCCAGCGGAACGCTGGCCGGGCTCTCGGCCGCGGTGCCCGGCGTCGGCACGCTGGTCGGATTGGCCGCCAGTGGTGTGGAATCGGTGTTCTTCATGGAGGTTTCGGCGCTGTACGCGGTGTCGGTCGGAGAGCTGCACGGTATGTCCGAGATGTCGCCGCAACAGCGGCGGGCGCTGGTGGTCGCGGTGGTACTCGGCGAGGGCGGGGCCCAGTTGCTGGGCAAGAGCGCGAGCCAGTCGGCCAAGGACTGGGCCTCGGCGGTGGCGGACAAACTGCCCGTGGTTCGCTCGATCGACAATCCGATGGCACGACGGTTCGTCGTCGGGTTCATCGCCAAACGCGGCGCACTGCTGTTCGGGCGGGCGCTGCCCGCGGGGATCGGCGCGATCATCGGCGGCACCGGCAACTACGCCCTCGGCCGGGCCGTGCTCGCCAACGCGGACCGCGCCTTCGGCGCCGCGCCCGCCGACTGGCGCGGTGAACCGGCCGATGTCACGAGCCGGCCCGCGCCCCGCCGATAGCCCCAAAATTGCTGAAAGCCGAGAAAGTCGGGCTACGATCCCTTCATGCCATCCAGCCTCGCCAGATGTGTTCTGTCGTGCGCATTATCAGCAGCGGCCCTCGCGATACCGGTGATATCCGCGCAGTCGGCGGTCGCCGAGGTCGTTCCGATGCCTCCGCACGAAAAGACCTTCACCTCTCCGGGTGGTCCGACGTTCGTGGTCGGCAGCCAGGACGAGCTGATCGACAAGGTGCCGCCCCTGAATGCTTCCGGTGGCGTCCGTGAAGTCTTCGTATCGGGTAGCTCCTATACCCGTTCCGATGCGCCGAGCGGCGGCACCCTCATGGTCGGCTATCACGTCGGTTGCGCCGTTGAACTGCAGGGAGGAGGTGCGGGGCTGGGGCCGACCGCCTATCTGAACCCGGGCATGCTGTCCCAGGAGGACCTCGGCCCGACGGTGTCGGTCAATGTCGCGCCGGGCAGTGTGAGCGATGTGCCGCTGCTCCGGAAGGAGGCCGTGTCGGGCGTCCCGGCGCGGATCGTGATGCGCGATATCCATCTGGTGGTCAACGGCTGCATCGGTCCGGCGGTGGTCCGCCAATACACGCTGATGCAATTGCACACCGACAGTCTCGACGATGTCGGAGTCGTGTACGGCGATCCGCTGTGGATTTGACGAACGGGCTCTGAAAACACGTCGGAAATCGAGGACGGGGCCAGCTGCGGAAGATTAGCTGCGGCCCCGTCCTTGTTGTCGGTCGGCTGGGCTAATGTGCCACCTGTGAGTGAAACCGGGATCGACAGCGCACGCGCCGCGGAGGCGAGCGATGCGGCCGATGCGGCCACCGCCGATGAGCGCACCGAATGGCGGCAACTGGCCGAGCAGGTCCGTGAACATCAGTTCCGGTACTACGTGCGGGATGCGCCGATCATCTCCGACGGTGAGTTCGACACCCTCTTCCAGCGCCTGCTCGCGATGGAGGAGGCGCATCCGGATCTGCGCACCCCCGATTCGCCGACGCAACTGGTCGGTGGAGGCTTCGCCACGGACTTCACCGCGGTCGACCATCTCGAGCGGATGTTGTCGTTGGACAACGTCTTCGACGAGGCCGAGATGCGTACCTGGGTCAGCCGGGTGGAGGCCGAAACCGGACCGGATATCCACTTCGTCTGCGAGGTGAAGATCGACGGGGTCGCGCTCAACCTGGTGTACGAGAACGGCCGTCTGGTCCGCGGCGCCACCCGCGGCGACGGCCGCACCGGTGAGGATGTCACGCTCAACGCCCGCACCATCTCCGACATTCCCGAACAGCTCAGCCCCACAGCGGAATTCCCGATCCCGGAGCTGCTCGAGATCCGCGGCGAGGTGTACTTCCGGCTCGAGGATTTCGAGAACCTCAATGCCGCCATCGTGGCCGCGGGGAAGGCGCCGTACGCCAATCCGCGCAATACCGCCGCGGGTTCGCTGCGGCAGAAGGATCCGTCGGTCACCGCGCGCCGCCGGTTGCGCATGATCTGTCACGGCTTCGGGCGGATGGTGGGTTTCAGCCCGTCCTCCCAGTACGAGGCCTACCGGGCGCTGGCGGCGTGGGGGCTGCCGGTCTCGGCGCATACCGTCCGAGTGCGGGGGGCCGACGCGGTTGTGGAACGCATCCGGTATTGGGGTGAGCGCCGCCACGATATCGAACACGAGATCGACGGCCAGGTGATCAAGGTCGACGAGTTCTCGCTGCAGCGGCGGCTCGGCGCCACCTCGCGGGCCCCGCGCTGGGCCATCGCCTACAAATATCCGCCCGAGGAGGCCACCACCCGGCTGCTCGATATCCAGGTCAACGTCGGCCGCACCGGCCGGGTGACGCCCTTCGCGGTGATGGAGCCGGTCACGATCGCCGGTTCCACGGTCGCGATGGCCACCCTGCACAATGCCTCCGAAGTGCAGCGCAAAGGTGTGCTGATCGGCGATACGGTCACCATCCGCAAGGCCGGTGACGTGATTCCCGAGGTGCTGGGCCCGGTCGTCGATGTGCGCGACGGCAGTGAGCGCCGATTCGTCATGCCCACCCAGTGCCCGGAATGCGGTACCGAACTCGCGCCCGAGAAGGAGGGCGATGCCGACATCCGCTGCCCGAATCAGCGGCACTGCCCGGCGCAGCTGCGCGAGCGCGTATTCCACATGGCCGGCCGCGGCGCCTTCGATATCGAGGCACTGGGCTACGAGGCCGCGGTCGACCTGCTGAAGTCGGGGGTGATCGCCGACGAGGGCGACCTGTTCGATCTGACCGAGGAGAAGTTGCTCGGCACCACGCTTTTCGTCAACAAGAACGGCACCCTGTCGGCCAACGGCAAACGGCTGTTGCAGAACCTGAACGCCGCGAAGCGGAAACCGCTGTGGCGGGTGCTGGTCGCGCTGTCCATCCGCCACGTCGGGCCCACCGCGGCGCGCGGATTGGCCGGGGCGCTGGGCGGTATGGACGCGATCGAGGCGGCCTCGGCCGAGGAGCTGGCCGCGGTCGACGGGGTCGGCTCGATCATCGCCGCCGCGGTGAAGGAATGGTTCACCGTCGACTGGCACCGCGTCATCGTGGCGAAGTGGCGCGCGGCCGGCGTGCGGATGCAGGACGAGCGCGACGAATCCATCGAACGCACTCTCGAGGGCCTGTCGATCGTCGTCACCGGTTCCCTGCAAGGGTTTTCACGGGACGAGGCCAAGGAGGCGATTCTCGTGCGGGGTGGTAAGGCGGCCGGTTCGGTGTCGAAGAAGACGGCGTTCGTGGTGATCGGTGAGGCGCCGGGCACCAAGGCCGCCAAGGCCGAGGAGCTGGGGGTGCCGATCCTCGACGAGGACGGGTTCCGCCTGCTGCTGGACGAGGGCCCGGGCGCGCTGCGGCCGGACCCCGAATCGGAGCCTGCGCCCGGGTCCGCCGCGCGGTCCGAAGGCTGAGTCACGGGAGATGACGCAGTGGGATACCCGGGTGCACATCCGCCCGGCCGTACCGGACGATTTCGCCGCGATCGCGCGATTGACCGTCGACACCTACGTCGGTGAGGGCCATGTGCACTCCGAGAGTCCGTACGTCGCGGAACTCGCCGATACCGAATCGCGGGCCGCTGTCGCCGAAGTGCTTGTCGCGGTACGCGATTCGGATTTGCTGGGATCGCTGACCATCGCCCGCCCCGGCACGCCGTATGCCGATATCGCCCGTGCCGGTGAGCTGGAGTTCCGAATGCTGGCGGTCTCCGAGCGGGCCCGCGGGGTGGGGGTCGGCACGGCATTGGTCCGCACCGTCATCGACACCGCGCGGCACGAGGGCTTCGCGGCGGTGGTGCTCACGACGATGCCGAGGATGGCCGCCGCCCGCCGCATCTACCAGCGACTGGGATTCCGGCACACTCCCGACCGTGATTGGTCGACCGAGACCGGCATTCGGCTCACCGTGATGCGCCGTTCCGCCTGAGCCCGGCACTGCTCGCGGCCTGCGGCGCGGAGCTGCTGTACCGCCCGGATGTTATGGGCGGCAACCGGATTCAGGACAGGACGGTGGCGACGATTCCGGCCAGGTAGCCCAGCCGGGCGATCTCGGAAGGGCGGAACTCGGGCCCGCCGGGGCGGCCGAGCAGCAGCGCCTTACCGGTGTTCCCCAGTGGGGCCGCGGCCAGTTTGGTGTCCATATCGCGCCAGATCTGCGGCACCCAATCGGCCTCGGGATCGAGGGCGGTCGGTTTCTCCAATGGCATCCACGGCACGCTGCCGGCCTGGGTCTCCGGTGCGCTGGCACTGCCGACGAGGCGGTGACCGCCGTGCGGACCCATATCCATCACGGTGCTCCACCCGACCTGCAGGACCCGCGGCACACCGTCGACCAGTACCTGCAACCGGTCGTCGTGCGCGGTGGCGACCTGGTCGATCAGTTCCAGCTCGCGGTGGGTGTCCAGAATCCCGGAATATGGTCGCAGTGAATCCACCCGCACATCGGCGAGGGATTCGGCGGCGGTGATCAACGTGTCGGGCAATGCGCCCGACGGGACCTCCACCACCAGGTCATCGATCGCGTAGCCGGCTCCGCGTTCGACGACATCCAGCGAGAGGATGTCACCGCCGACGGAACCCAGCGCCACCGCGAGCGAACCGAGACTTCCTGGGCGATCCGGAAGTTGCACGCGAAGCAGAAATGACACGTGCTTGCCTTCCTTTCCTGTGCGACCGAGACTTTCGGACGGATACCCGTGTCTCGCAATCCTTACACCCACTGCTTTCCGGGAACGACCCGAACGGGGCGCAGTGAGGTATGCCACATACCCCATTGTCGGCCGAACAGTGGGTGGCGTGCCAGTGCCGCACAGGTGACGTTGTGGTGTCAACTTGTGTCCGGTTCCGACTCCGTGAACGGCTCCCGTGCGCCGGCGGACCGACCGACCGACTAGGCTTTTCCCTCTGAGCCTACTGGGGAGGCCCGCGCGGTCCGCATCCGCTGCCGCCTCCGGGCCTCGCCCCCACTAGGCTGATCGATGCGCAGCGCCCTGCGCCACCGACACGCACCAACCTGCCGAAAGGGGTTTCGCGGTGCCCGCCATCTCCCGCGACGAGGTCGCACACCTCGCCCGGCTGTCCCGGCTCTCGCTCACCGAGGAAGAGCTCGATGTGTATGCCGGTCAGCTGGATTCGATCCTGAGTCACGTGCGGGTCATCACCGAGGTCGCCGCCGACGTACCAGCGACGGCGTCGCCGAACCCGACCACGAATGTCACCCGTCCCGATGTCGTGGCCGAGTGCCTGACTCCGGACCAGGCGCTGTCCGGTGCGCCCGCCGTCGACGAGCAGCGGTTCATGGTTCCGCAGATCCTGGGAGAAGGCGAATGAGCGCGGACCTGACCGCACTGTCCGCGGCCGAGCTGGCGGAGAAGATCCACGGCCGTGAGGTGTCCTCGGTCCAGGTCACCGAGGCGCATCTGCAGCGCATCGCCGAGGTCGACGGCGAGCTGAACGCGTTCCTGCACGTGGCCGGGGAGCAGGCCCTGGTCACCGCGGCCGAGGTGGATGCCGCCATCGCCGCGGGCACCGTCGCCTCGCCGCTGGCGGGAGTTCCGTTGGCGCTCAAGGACGTTTTCACCACCACGGATATGCCGACCACCTGTGCGTCGAAGATCCTCGAGGGCTGGGTATCGCCCTACGACGCGACCGTGACGGCCAAATTGCGCGCCGCCGGCATCCCGATTCTCGGCAAGACCAATATGGACGAGTTCGCGATGGGTTCGTCCACCGAGAACTCCGCCTACGGCCCGACCCGCAACCCGTGGGACACCACCCGCATCCCCGGCGGTTCCGGCGGCGGCTCGGCGGCGGCGCTGGCCTCGCACCAGGCCCCGCTGGCCATCGGCACCGATACCGGGGGTTCGATCCGCCAGCCCGCCGCGGTCACCGCGACCGTCGGCACCAAACCCACCTACGGCACCGTCTCCCGGTACGGACTGGTCGCGTGCGCGTCGTCGCTGGATCAGGGTGGCCCGTGCGGGCGCACCGTGCTCGACACCGCACTGCTGCACGAGGTGATCGCCGGATACGACCCCAGGGATTCGACCTCGCGCAACGTGGCGATCGCGCCCGTGGTGGAGGCGGCCCGCGCGGGTGCGCGCGGTGATCTGTCCGGGGTCAAGGTCGGTGTGGTCAAGGAACTGCACTCCGACAGCTATCAGCCCGGTGTCATCGCCTCCTTCGATGCCGCCGTCGCCCAACTGAAGGATCTGGGCGCCGAGGTGGTCGAGGTGTCGTGCCCGCATTTCGAGTACGCCCTGGCCTCCTACTACCTGATCCTGCCGAGCGAGGTGTCGTCCAACCTGGCGCGGTTCGATGCCATGCGCTACGGCCTGCGGGTCGGTGACGACGGCACCCACTCCGCCGAGCAGGTCATGTCGCTGACCCGCGAGGCCGGGTTCGGGCCGGAAGTCAAGCGCCGCATCATGATCGGCACCTACGCGCTGTCGGCCGGTTACTACGACGCCTTCTACGGTCAGGCGCTGAAGGTCCGGACCCTGATCGCGCAGGACTTCGACAAGGCCTACGAGAGCGTCGACGTGCTGGTCTCGCCGACGAGCCCGTTCACGCCGTGGAAACTGGGCGAGAAGGTGAACGATCCGCTGGCGATGTACCTGTCGGACCTGTGCACGCTCCCGACCAACCTGGCCGGCCACTGCGCGATGTCGGTGCCGTCGGGGCTGTCCGCCGACGACGGGCTGCCGGTGGGGCTGCAGATCATGGCGCCCGCACTGGCCGACGACCGGCTCTACCGCGTGGGCGCCGCCTACGAGGCGGCACGCGGCCCGATCGCCTGATCACGCGACGAGCGATCCGAACGCACACTCGACGCGCCGGCCCGGCTCGGCTCAGGGACGGGGCCAGGGACGGCCGTCGAGGCGTTCGATATCGGTGTTGAAGCGCTGCAGGTAGTCGGCGAAACGGGCGACATCGTCGGCGGACCAGCCCTCCAGTACTCGGCCCAGCCCTTCGACATTCGCGGCGCGCTCGGCGTCGAGGTTCTCCTCACCCGCCGCTGTGATGCGGAATTTGCGCGCCATCCCGCCCTCCGGGTCCGGGATCCGTTCCACATGTCCGGCGCGCAGCAGGGCGGCGGTCTGCCGGTTGAGGGTGGAGGCATCGAGGCCGAACGCCTCGCTGAGCTGGCCGATCGACATCGGTCCCTCGATCGAGAGCCGGCTCAGCAGCAGGTACGCGCTGCGATCGAGCCGGGTGCCGTCGCGGCGGTAGCGCGGATGGATGGTGTATCGGCCGAGCAGCATGGTCTCGAACTCCACCGAATTCGTGGGCTTGTCCATGCCGTCCTTCCGCCGATTCACACTTCTGACCTGCGAGAACCGGTATAGCACACGCGGGGTGTGGTGGCGGGCAGGGGTGCTGGTCAGCAGGATCCGAGTGCCGTGCCCTGATCACTGTCGTACCGGTGCCCGTGGCCGGGTCCCGGCGCCAGCGCCGACAGCATATCGGCGGTGGTCTGTACCCAGCCCAGGACGGGCAGCCACGGCGGCCGCGGTGCGTCGCGGCGAGTATCGCCGAGATCCGGTGCGTGCCACAGCAATCGTGGTGACCACTGCACCACGGGGTCGGAGGAGTTGGCGAGTACGGTCGCGCCACCGCGATGCACCGCCGAGACGGGCGGGCCGGCCCACAGCGCCGCGCAGACCCGGGCCCGCTCGTCGCGGTCACTGTCGAAGATCGCGCTGCCGGCGGTGGCGCCCAGACTCTGCCCGTACAGGTAGAGCTTGGGTGGGTGCGCCATACCCGCCAGCCGCTGTTCGATACCGGTGAACAGGGCCCGGGCGGATTGTTCGGCGTCGGCGCGGGCGAACAGGAACGTCGCCCAGCTCGGCGCTTGGGAATACTGCATGCCGATCAGCGTGGCGTCGCCGCCGAAGCGCTCGTCGAGGCCGCGCGCCGCCCGAGCATCGAGCCAGCCCGAACCGGTCGGCACCATCATCACCAGATTGCCGCGGTCGAATCCCCCCGATCGCTCCAGTTCCCGAATGGCCAGGGCGACACGGGAATCGAGATCCGGTGCGGAACGCAAGCCGATGTAGACGCGCGCCGACGCGCCGCGCTCGGAGACGAACTTGCGACCCTCGGCGCCGAGTGAGGACCAGCTCACCGCGGACTCCGGACTACCGGACCGGGTGGCCGAAACCGGCCGCACCACATCGGGATCGACCGCGGCATCGGCCGCGGCGAAGGCGGAACGCTGCCAGCTCGCCGCCGCCGGCAGCAGGGCGAAATGGCAGGCGATCACGATCACGGAGATCAGAGTCACGGCGCGCAGCGAGCCCATGGACCGCGTGGCCCGGCGCAGTCCGCGCGCCACGAGGAGTACGGGCACCACGATCGCCGCGACGCCGAGTGCCCAGTGCAGCCAGTACCAGAGCCCGGCCGGGGGGAAGTGCATGGCGGCGCGCAACTGGTTCTGCCAGTGCCACGCGTAGCCGAGGGCGGCCATCACCGCGGTCGCGGCGGTCGCGGCGATCGGGTGACGGTACCGCGCGAATCGCCGATCGATATCGGCTCCGAAGCGTCCCAGCAGTTTCCGTCCCAGCCCGGAGACCGCGAGGGCCAGAAGTGCCAGGATCGCGGTGAGCAGCGCCTGGGCGATCGACGTGCGTGGAAGCAGACCGGGGGAGAGAGAGGCGGTGGTACCGGCCGCGGTCGCGATGAGGGCGCCCAGGCGCGGCGGGCGGATGGCGGCGCCGCGCCGCGTGATGGCCGCGCGTAACCGCTCGCGGCCGTCGGCCGCCCCCGAATCCCGGAGCGTCGAATCGCGCGGCCCGGCGTCTGCGCGGATTCCCGCGCCACGGGAGGACGGACCACGCCGGTGAGTGGCGCCCGACCGAGGATGTGAAATACGGAGAGCCGCTGGGGAGGCGCCGAATCCGGGTGCATCCGGGATCCGTGCGCCGGTGGTCGCGATCGCCATTTCCGGTGGACCGACCAGTGCTCGGGCGCCGTGGGCGGCGCAGATCAGCATATGTGCGATCCGGACGAGGTAGCCGCGGGCGAACGCGGCCGGAGATATCGGCGACGGTCGGTCGTCCGGCATCGGCGCGAGGGGTCTGCCCGACCGGCCTCCGGACCGGTCCTGGCGGAGCAGCCGGCGCACGATGGCGAACAGCGCCGCCACCAGGAGCAGCACCACGGCGACCGAGGCGAGGACACGCACCAGTCGCGGTCCCGAATCGGTGCCGGAAAGCTGTGCGCCGAACAGGTATTCGGGCATCGGCGCGGCATAGTTCTGCCGCCGGGAGTTCAGATCGACCGCCGCGGTCGCGACCGCGGCCATCGTGGTGCAGCGCAGGCGGGACAGGGTGTCGTCGCGACCGGCGCAGGCAGTGAACATGCGCTGCTCGAGGGCATTGTCGACGGCGCGACGGGCCCACGGTCCGAGGGGGTGGCCGCGCAGTTCGGCATAGCGCAGCAGGTCGTAGCCGAGATCGTGGGCCTTGCAGGCGGTATCGAATTCGGCCGGCAACGACACCGGCGAGGAACACTGACCGCCCGGATCGACGGTCATCCCGTCGAGCTCGATCGGCCGATATCCCTGAGACGCGGCGAAATCCGCCGGCAGGACCACCCGATCCGGACCGTCCCCGGTGAGCGCCAGTACCGCGGCGCGCGCCGCCGCGTTCTCCATATCCGGCGCGACCTCGGCGGCACCGGCCGCCGCGGGTGCGATCAGCATCGCGACCACGACCGCGAGCACGGCCGCCACGCCCAGCGCGCGCCGAATATTCCTTGCGGCCCAATACCTTTCGGTGCGGTCCGGCTCCTGGTTCGAGGGGTGCCCGGTCCCGGATGTGGTCGCACCGGCCGCCGCTACATCGCTCATGGTGGTCGAAGTTAGGAATCCGGAGCCGCGCCGCACCTCCCGCCGCGGACCGGTTTCGATACCGCTACCGGGGGCCGCGCCGGGCCGGCTCTCATACCGGGGTAGGGGGTGTGAAGTCGGACTTCCGGGTGAGGACGAATCGCGCCGGAATTCCTAGGCTCGTACCCATGACACGGGTGACACGATCGATCCGACGGGTACGGACGTCGGTGCGAACGCCGGGCCGCGCGCGGCTGTGGTTCGATCTCTTCACGGTGATCGCCGTCGTGACGCTGTTCGCGGTGGGCTGGCCGACTCTGCACATCACCCACCAGGTCCCGGCGGGCGCGCAGCCCTTCATCGCCGCACTGGCGGTGTTCCCGCTGGCGCTGATCCGGGTCAATCCGGCCCTGGGCTGGGCGATCTCCGCGGGCTCGGCCTTGCTGATCGCCCTGGCGATACCACATCAGCCGGGTAACGACCTGCCGTTCCAGGTGGTGCACATCCTGGTGCTTTTCACCCTGCTGTTCGCGGTGGCGGTGCGTTCGCCGATACAGATCGTGGCGGTCGCCTGGATCGCGTCCTCACTGTTGTTCGCCACCACCATGTCCGGCGGCACCTCATTCGCCGAAGCGGGATTCGGCTGGCCGATCGCGATGACCGGCCTGGTCGGATTCGGACTGCTGGTGCGCTGGCTGGTGTTGTCGCGCCAGGCGCTGGTGCGGCAGGAGGAAGAGAACGAGGTGGAACGCGCCCGCCGCGCGATCCTGGAGGAGAAGGCGCGCATCGCGCGCGACCTGCACGATGTGGTGGCCCACCACATGTCGATGGTGGTCGTGCAAGCCCAGACCGCGCCCTATCGGGTCGCCGATGTCTCCCCGGCCGCGCGGGCCGAATTCGAATCCATCGGGGACTCCGCGCGCGAGGCGCTCAACGAGGTGCGCAGCATGCTCGGAGTGCTGCGCAGCGATGGTCAGCTGCCCGAACACGCGCCGCAACCGGTCGCCGCCGACGTGGTGTCGGTGCTCGACGGGGTGCGCCGCGCAGGGGTGCCCATCGAATGGACGATCGACGGAAGCCTGGCCACGGTCCCCGACACCGTGGGTCTGGCGTTGTACCGGATCGTGCAGGAGTCGCTGTCGAACGTTTCGCGGCATGCGTCCGGTGGCGCGGTGACGGTCACCGTCACTGTGACGGCCGAATCCGTGGAACTGCTGGTCGGCAACGATGCGGGCGGGGGTCCGGAACCGGCGTCGGCGTCGGGCGGCAGCGGTGGCAGCGGTATCGCCGGGATGCGCGCGCGGGCCGAAGCGATCGGCGGCATGCTGGCCGCCGGGCCGCGCTCGGAAGGTGGATTCCAGGTGTACGCGAGGTTGCCGATGACCGCGGTCGCCGTGACATCGGCCACCGTGCTGCCGGGCCTGCCCGGCTGAGGCCGCCGGGCCTTGCGTGATATGTCCGTATCAGCTGGTCAGGGGAGGAGATCCGCACGTGCGGGACGCGGTGCGCGCATGGGGTACGAGGCGTGTTCGTGTAAGACTTAGCGGCGATGCTCACCTATTTCCAAGCCATCGTCATCGGCGCGCTACAGGGCGTCACCGAATTGTTCCCGATCTCCAGTCTGGGCCATTCCGTGCTGGTCCCGGCCTGGTTGGGCGGGAGCTGGGAAAAGCTCGTGACCGAGGGCGATTCCGAGAACGGAACGCCGTATCTGGCCTTCGTGGTCGCATTGCACGTCGCCACCGCGGTGGCGCTGCTGGCCTACTACTGGCGGGACTGGCGCGACATCATCGTCGGCTTCGTCACGACCTTGCGGACCCGTCGCGTCGAGACCTCGTCACAGCGGCTGGCGTGGTTGATCGTGCTGGCGACGATTCCGGTCGGCGTGCTGGGGCTGCTGCTGGAACATCCGCTGCGCACCATGTTCGCGACACCGATCTACGCGAGTATCTTCCTCACGCTGAACGGTGTGGTGCTGATCGTCGGCGAGGGTCTGCGTCGCCGCAACGCGCCGTCGCTGGCCGAGTACGGCCGCCGCTTCGCCGAGGACGAGGCCCGTGCCGAGGCGCAGGCGCGGGGAGTCGCGGTGCAGGAGGCAGAACAGATCGCCTCCGACGAGCGGCTGGCGGCGCTGTCGGTCAAGGACGCGTTGGGTATCGGGCTGGCCCAGTCGGGTGCGCTGCTGGCCGGGTTCAGCCGGTCCGGTCTCACCATGGTCGGCGGACTACTGCGCGGCCTCGACCACGAGGACACCGCGAAATTCGCCTTCCTGCTCGCCACGCCGGTCATCCTGGCCGCGGGTGTGCTGAAACTGCCCGAGCTGGCCGGGCCGCAGGCCGCCGGCATCCACGGCCAGGCCGTGGTCGGCGCGATCGTCGCGGGATTGGCGGCGTGGCTGGCGGTGCGCTTCCTGGAACGTTTCTTCAAAACCCGGACCCTGCTGCCGTTCGCGATCTACTGCCTGGTCGCGGGTCTGCTCTCGGTCATTCGATTCCTCTGAGGCGGATATGCCGATCACTGTGTTGATCGCCGATGACCAGGCCATGGTGCGGCAGGGTTTCGGCGCGCTACTGTCCGCCCAGCCCGACATCAGCGTCATCGGCGACGCACCCAACGGTGTGGTCGCGGTGACCGAGGCCAAGCGGTTGCGCCCCGATGTGGTGCTGATGGATGTGCGCATGCCGGAGATGAACGGGCTCGACGCGGCCCGCGCCATCCTGGCCGCCGGATTCGATCCGCCGGTGCGGGTATTGATGCTCACCACCTTCGATATCGACGACTACGTCTACGAGGCACTGGGACTGGGCGCCAGCGGATTCCTGCTCAAGGACGCACCGGCCGACGAACTGGTGCGCGCGGTGCGGGTGGTCGCCGAAGGACAGGCACTGCTGGCGCCGACCGTGACGCGCCGGCTGATCGCCGATGTGACGCGGCGTCGCGCCCGCCCCAAGCCCGCTCCGGCGCTCAACGCGCTGACCCCCCGGGAGCGGGAAGTCCTCGAACTCATCGCCAAGGGCATGTCCAATACCGAGATCGCCGAGGCGCTGTTCGTGGCCGAGCAAACGGTGAAAACCCATGTGTCGAAGGTGTTTTCCAAGCTCGACCTGCGTGATCGCGCCCAGGCCGTAGTCATCGCCTACGAATCCGGGCTGGTCACCCCGGGCTGACCGGTCCGGGTAGGATCGCCTCCTGGTACGTCGCCGGAAGGGGGGAACGTAGGTGTTGAACAACGGTGACGTGTTCGCCGGCTTCACCGTGGAGCGACTGCTCGGCCAAGGGGGGATGGGGTCGGTCTATCTCGCGCGGCACCCGCGCCTGCCACGGTTGACGGCGTTGAAACTGCTCAATCGCGAGCTGTACACCGATGCGGAGATACGGGCACGGTTCGAACGCGAGGCCGATCTGTGTGCGCAGCTGGATCACCCCGGCATCGTCGCCGTCTACGACCGCGGGGTGGAAGACGATCAGCTGTGGATCTGCATGCAGTACGTGGACGGTATCGACGCCGCGGGCGTGAACCCGCTGTCGCTGCCGC
The genomic region above belongs to Nocardia spumae and contains:
- a CDS encoding MarR family winged helix-turn-helix transcriptional regulator is translated as MDKPTNSVEFETMLLGRYTIHPRYRRDGTRLDRSAYLLLSRLSIEGPMSIGQLSEAFGLDASTLNRQTAALLRAGHVERIPDPEGGMARKFRITAAGEENLDAERAANVEGLGRVLEGWSADDVARFADYLQRFNTDIERLDGRPWPRP
- a CDS encoding alpha/beta-hydrolase family protein, yielding MSDVAAAGATTSGTGHPSNQEPDRTERYWAARNIRRALGVAAVLAVVVAMLIAPAAAGAAEVAPDMENAAARAAVLALTGDGPDRVVLPADFAASQGYRPIELDGMTVDPGGQCSSPVSLPAEFDTACKAHDLGYDLLRYAELRGHPLGPWARRAVDNALEQRMFTACAGRDDTLSRLRCTTMAAVATAAVDLNSRRQNYAAPMPEYLFGAQLSGTDSGPRLVRVLASVAVVLLLVAALFAIVRRLLRQDRSGGRSGRPLAPMPDDRPSPISPAAFARGYLVRIAHMLICAAHGARALVGPPEMAIATTGARIPDAPGFGASPAALRISHPRSGATHRRGPSSRGAGIRADAGPRDSTLRDSGAADGRERLRAAITRRGAAIRPPRLGALIATAAGTTASLSPGLLPRTSIAQALLTAILALLALAVSGLGRKLLGRFGADIDRRFARYRHPIAATAATAVMAALGYAWHWQNQLRAAMHFPPAGLWYWLHWALGVAAIVVPVLLVARGLRRATRSMGSLRAVTLISVIVIACHFALLPAAASWQRSAFAAADAAVDPDVVRPVSATRSGSPESAVSWSSLGAEGRKFVSERGASARVYIGLRSAPDLDSRVALAIRELERSGGFDRGNLVMMVPTGSGWLDARAARGLDERFGGDATLIGMQYSQAPSWATFLFARADAEQSARALFTGIEQRLAGMAHPPKLYLYGQSLGATAGSAIFDSDRDERARVCAALWAGPPVSAVHRGGATVLANSSDPVVQWSPRLLWHAPDLGDTRRDAPRPPWLPVLGWVQTTADMLSALAPGPGHGHRYDSDQGTALGSC
- a CDS encoding sensor histidine kinase, translated to MTRVTRSIRRVRTSVRTPGRARLWFDLFTVIAVVTLFAVGWPTLHITHQVPAGAQPFIAALAVFPLALIRVNPALGWAISAGSALLIALAIPHQPGNDLPFQVVHILVLFTLLFAVAVRSPIQIVAVAWIASSLLFATTMSGGTSFAEAGFGWPIAMTGLVGFGLLVRWLVLSRQALVRQEEENEVERARRAILEEKARIARDLHDVVAHHMSMVVVQAQTAPYRVADVSPAARAEFESIGDSAREALNEVRSMLGVLRSDGQLPEHAPQPVAADVVSVLDGVRRAGVPIEWTIDGSLATVPDTVGLALYRIVQESLSNVSRHASGGAVTVTVTVTAESVELLVGNDAGGGPEPASASGGSGGSGIAGMRARAEAIGGMLAAGPRSEGGFQVYARLPMTAVAVTSATVLPGLPG
- a CDS encoding undecaprenyl-diphosphate phosphatase, with product MLTYFQAIVIGALQGVTELFPISSLGHSVLVPAWLGGSWEKLVTEGDSENGTPYLAFVVALHVATAVALLAYYWRDWRDIIVGFVTTLRTRRVETSSQRLAWLIVLATIPVGVLGLLLEHPLRTMFATPIYASIFLTLNGVVLIVGEGLRRRNAPSLAEYGRRFAEDEARAEAQARGVAVQEAEQIASDERLAALSVKDALGIGLAQSGALLAGFSRSGLTMVGGLLRGLDHEDTAKFAFLLATPVILAAGVLKLPELAGPQAAGIHGQAVVGAIVAGLAAWLAVRFLERFFKTRTLLPFAIYCLVAGLLSVIRFL
- a CDS encoding response regulator is translated as MPITVLIADDQAMVRQGFGALLSAQPDISVIGDAPNGVVAVTEAKRLRPDVVLMDVRMPEMNGLDAARAILAAGFDPPVRVLMLTTFDIDDYVYEALGLGASGFLLKDAPADELVRAVRVVAEGQALLAPTVTRRLIADVTRRRARPKPAPALNALTPREREVLELIAKGMSNTEIAEALFVAEQTVKTHVSKVFSKLDLRDRAQAVVIAYESGLVTPG